Proteins encoded by one window of Musa acuminata AAA Group cultivar baxijiao chromosome BXJ2-9, Cavendish_Baxijiao_AAA, whole genome shotgun sequence:
- the LOC103997537 gene encoding protein TIFY 5A-like: protein MAEMGCDPELRLSLGSGVEQRRRQAQQKKMTIFYQGRVCVCDATEMQARAIISMAKKEMEDTVTTKQQRQSTEEEESSSRAVAPQVLDPGLSMKRSLQRFLQKRKARVSDASPYSRQQKLLLFPIKL from the exons ATGGCGGAGATGGGATGCGATCCTGAGCTCCGGCTTTCGCTTGGCAGCGG GGtcgagcagcggcggcggcaggcGCAGCAGAAGAAGATGACGATATTCTACCAGGGGCGGGTTTGCGTCTGCGACGCTACAGAGATGCAA GCAAGAGCAATCATATCGATGGCAAAGAAAGAGATGGAAGACACGGTGACCACGAAGCAGCAGCGACAAAgcacggaggaggaggagtctTCTTCTCGAGCGGTGGCGCCGCAGGTCCTCGACCCCGGCCTGTCGATGAAGCGATCGCTGCAGCGGTTTCTACAGAAGAGGAAGGCCAGAGTGAGTGATGCCTCTCCTTACAGTCGACAGCAGAAACTGCTGCTGTTCCCAATCAAGTTGTAG
- the LOC135623324 gene encoding uncharacterized protein LOC135623324 isoform X1: MTEVVEDDAEFLSLVEAAEAAAVGGSAKRQKLSSVASIPATEEGSYMAALRGSHSSLWQQQQQQLKLSQKKGNNSGGLRTGSNPPHSSSSTTGGACFKCGMAGHWARDCDAARGRERGEGSVSGGGFVGREDDGVPQKACPCGSGTCLVRTSNTAKNPGRKFYTCPLKLDNGGCNFFEWCDNPLSSLSSSRKPLNHQPSLSVPCLQCPCGAGSCLVLVTKAGKNVGQQYYRCPLDEGTGSCGFFKWCNGKDTTTTEHTFGSENPVTCENSSSKLFGDRSSSSCFKRGQAGQWSRECTKQSSDNYYMETGVKHLGSTASTCFKCGKSGHWARECPSK; this comes from the exons ATGACGGAGGTGGTGGAGGACGACGCCGAGTTCCTCTCGCTGGTGGAAGCGGCGGAGGCCGCGGCGGTCGGAGGCAGCGCCAAGCGGCAGAAGCTCTCCTCCGTCGCTAGCATCCCCGCCACCGAGGAGGGCTCCTATATGGCCGCGCTCAGAGGCAGCCATAGCTCCCTatggcaacagcagcagcagcagttgaAGCTCAGCCAAAAGAAGGGAAACAACAGCGGTGGCCTACGAACCGGCAGCAACCCACCGCATTCGTCATCCTCGACCACTGGCGGCGCCTGCTTCAAGTGCGGCATGGCCGGCCACTGGGCGAGGGACTGCGACGCCGCGCGCGGAAGGGAACGGGGAGAAGGATCGGTTTCCGGGGGCGGTTTTGTTGGCAGAGAGGACGACGGGGTGCCACAGAAGGCGTGCCCTTGTGGGTCGGGGACATGTTTGGTACGCACTTCTAACACGGCCAAGAATCCAGGGAGGAAGTTCTATACTTGCCCTCTCAAACTG GACAATGGAGGCTGCAATTTTTTTGAATGGTGTGATAATCCATTGTCAAGTCTCTCTTCTTCTCGAAAACCCTTGAATCATCAACCTAGCTTGTCAGTTCCATGCCTTCAATGCCCATGTGGTGCtggctcttgcttagtgctagtcACAAAAGCCGGAAAGAATGTGGGTCAGCAGTATTACCGTTGTCCACTGGATGAG GGGACTGGATCCTGTGGCTTTTTTAAATGGTGCAATGGCAAGGACACCACCACCACTGAACACACGTTTGGTTCTGAAAATCCTGTTACATGTGAAAATTCAAGCAGCAAGCTCTTTGGTGACAGGAGCAGTTCATCTTGTTTCAAACGTGGGCAAGCTGGCCAGTGGTCCAGGGAGTGCACCAAGCAGTCATCAGATAATTATTACATGGAGACAGGGGTAAAGCATCTTGGTTCCACAGCCTCCACATGTTTCAAGTGTGGTAAGTCTGGTCACTGGGCTCGAGAGTGCCCTTCTAAATGA
- the LOC135623324 gene encoding uncharacterized protein LOC135623324 isoform X2, with protein MTEVVEDDAEFLSLVEAAEAAAVGGSAKRQKLSSVASIPATEEGSYMAALRGSHSSLWQQQQQQLKLSQKKGNNSGGLRTGSNPPHSSSSTTGGACFKCGMAGHWARDCDAARGRERGEGSVSGGGFVGREDDGVPQKACPCGSGTCLVRTSNTAKNPGRKFYTCPLKLDNGGCNFFEWCDNPLSSLSSSRKPLNHQPSLSVPCLQCPCGAGSCLVLVTKAGKNVGQQYYRCPLDESNESGAKHVQPDILPFPPFKLPCNSTNNYYVQIL; from the exons ATGACGGAGGTGGTGGAGGACGACGCCGAGTTCCTCTCGCTGGTGGAAGCGGCGGAGGCCGCGGCGGTCGGAGGCAGCGCCAAGCGGCAGAAGCTCTCCTCCGTCGCTAGCATCCCCGCCACCGAGGAGGGCTCCTATATGGCCGCGCTCAGAGGCAGCCATAGCTCCCTatggcaacagcagcagcagcagttgaAGCTCAGCCAAAAGAAGGGAAACAACAGCGGTGGCCTACGAACCGGCAGCAACCCACCGCATTCGTCATCCTCGACCACTGGCGGCGCCTGCTTCAAGTGCGGCATGGCCGGCCACTGGGCGAGGGACTGCGACGCCGCGCGCGGAAGGGAACGGGGAGAAGGATCGGTTTCCGGGGGCGGTTTTGTTGGCAGAGAGGACGACGGGGTGCCACAGAAGGCGTGCCCTTGTGGGTCGGGGACATGTTTGGTACGCACTTCTAACACGGCCAAGAATCCAGGGAGGAAGTTCTATACTTGCCCTCTCAAACTG GACAATGGAGGCTGCAATTTTTTTGAATGGTGTGATAATCCATTGTCAAGTCTCTCTTCTTCTCGAAAACCCTTGAATCATCAACCTAGCTTGTCAGTTCCATGCCTTCAATGCCCATGTGGTGCtggctcttgcttagtgctagtcACAAAAGCCGGAAAGAATGTGGGTCAGCAGTATTACCGTTGTCCACTGGATGAG TCAAATGAATCAGGAGCGAAACATGTTCAACCAGACATTTTGCCTTTTCCACCGTTCAAACTTCCATGCAATTCTACAAACAATTACTACGTGCAAATTCTTTAG